From the genome of Halomonas sp. MCCC 1A13316, one region includes:
- the pqiB gene encoding intermembrane transport protein PqiB: MSDTPRDNEAARDMHRAKATPQRRLSPIWIVPIVAMLIGLWLVYDNYSSRGPQITLTMSNAEGIEAGSTLIKTRNVEVGRVERVQLSDDLSHTVITARMSPDTEAMLTQGSRFWVVKPRIGREGISGLGTVLSGAYIQLQPGSGEPGVREFEVSDIPPVAPADAAGLRINLVSQLGNSLRAGDPVTYQGYTVGRVEEAKFDADSRRMSQRIFIESPYDRLVTDSTRFWSASGIDLRLDADGIRVNVESLEALLGGGVTFGVPEDLPKGGPVENETTFTLYPDEESARQGTFNRYLEYVLLVEDSVRGLSRGAPVEFRGVRIGTVAAVPWQFTAEQPETRNGFAIPVLIRIEPQRLGIENQLVDLEEWDERFKRLFGVGLRASLKSGNLLTGSMFVDINFYREEAEDYREETFSEHTVFPTTSTGFAQIEAQVTALLEKLNALEVEPLLASLDRNLSTSEAMLSEVRELTASLQGMLDDPGTRNLPANLNASLEALQETLEGLSPDSSAYRELTSTAERLERLMRDLQPVTRTLNENPRALLFDSLDAEDPVPRAPQGN; this comes from the coding sequence ATGAGCGACACTCCTCGCGACAACGAGGCCGCCCGCGACATGCATCGGGCCAAAGCCACGCCGCAACGGCGCCTGTCGCCGATCTGGATCGTGCCGATCGTGGCCATGCTGATCGGGCTGTGGCTGGTCTACGACAACTACAGTAGCCGTGGCCCGCAGATCACCCTGACAATGAGCAATGCGGAAGGCATCGAGGCCGGCAGCACCCTGATCAAGACCCGCAACGTCGAGGTAGGCCGGGTCGAGCGCGTGCAGCTCTCCGACGATCTGTCGCATACCGTGATCACCGCGCGAATGTCCCCCGATACCGAAGCCATGCTGACCCAAGGCAGCCGCTTCTGGGTGGTCAAGCCGCGCATCGGCCGCGAGGGCATCAGCGGACTCGGCACCGTGCTCTCGGGCGCCTACATACAGCTCCAGCCGGGCAGCGGCGAGCCAGGCGTGCGCGAGTTCGAAGTCAGCGACATCCCTCCCGTGGCGCCAGCCGACGCCGCCGGGCTACGTATCAACCTGGTCAGCCAGCTCGGCAATTCGCTGCGCGCCGGCGACCCCGTGACCTACCAGGGCTATACCGTGGGTCGCGTGGAGGAAGCCAAGTTCGACGCCGACTCCCGGCGCATGAGCCAGCGCATCTTCATCGAGAGCCCCTATGATCGCCTGGTCACCGACAGCACGCGCTTCTGGTCGGCCAGCGGCATCGACCTGCGCCTCGACGCGGATGGCATTCGCGTCAACGTGGAGTCCCTCGAAGCCCTGCTCGGCGGAGGTGTCACCTTCGGCGTTCCCGAAGATCTGCCGAAAGGTGGTCCGGTGGAGAACGAAACCACCTTCACGCTGTACCCCGACGAGGAGAGCGCCCGCCAGGGCACCTTCAATCGCTATCTGGAATACGTGCTGCTGGTGGAAGACAGTGTTCGTGGCCTGTCGCGTGGGGCTCCGGTGGAATTCCGTGGCGTACGCATCGGCACCGTGGCTGCGGTACCCTGGCAGTTCACCGCCGAGCAACCGGAGACGCGCAACGGCTTCGCCATCCCGGTACTGATCAGAATCGAGCCGCAACGTCTCGGCATCGAGAACCAGCTGGTCGACCTCGAAGAGTGGGACGAACGCTTCAAGCGGCTGTTCGGCGTGGGCCTGCGCGCCTCGCTCAAGTCAGGCAACCTGCTCACCGGCTCGATGTTCGTCGACATCAACTTCTATCGTGAAGAAGCCGAGGATTACCGGGAGGAAACCTTCAGCGAGCACACCGTATTCCCCACCACATCGACCGGCTTCGCCCAGATCGAGGCCCAGGTCACCGCCCTGCTGGAAAAGCTCAACGCGCTTGAGGTCGAACCGCTGCTCGCCAGCCTGGACCGCAATCTGTCCACCTCCGAAGCCATGCTGAGCGAAGTGCGCGAACTCACTGCCTCGCTGCAAGGCATGCTCGACGACCCTGGCACACGCAACCTGCCGGCCAATCTCAACGCCTCGCTCGAGGCGCTGCAGGAGACTCTGGAGGGCCTGTCGCCGGACTCCAGCGCCTATCGCGAGCTGACCTCCACCGCCGAGCGACTGGAGCGCCTGATGCGCGACCTGCAGCCGGTCACACGCACGCTCAACGAGAACCCCAGGGCGCTGCTGTTCGATAGCCTAGACGCCGAGGATCCAGTCCCCCGGGCACCGCAGGGCAATTGA
- a CDS encoding paraquat-inducible protein A, with protein MVDQVPPEARTSRRRLRACHECDWLVALPPLRPGQSADCPRCGHVLATRHYHPAQRSMALAMASMVALLLAISFPFVSFSTSGVGNRIELTQTATTLIGFDQPLVAIAVIMTIAVLPGIYLLGVMWLQLGLLQNEPLPGSRGIARTLTHLHPWMMADVFIIGALVSLIKVADLAQIELGLSFWAFCAFALLLLSTTQSIDSDWMWFSLAGEPLAPEGARTGTTAAGQGLTGCPTCGLVNRLEASGRGYCQRCGERLHARLPHSLQRTWALLAASTLMYIPANVYPIMTTTSLGHSDPSTIIGGVVELIQMGSWPVAAVIFMASVLVPVGKLGALAWLCLVVKRSNELNATNRTRLYRLTEFIGRWSMVDVFVVAILVALIRAGSLMSITPGPAALAFATVVVLTMLAAMTFDPRLIWDTPLPRERHETQGTIG; from the coding sequence ATGGTCGATCAGGTCCCGCCCGAGGCACGCACCTCACGCCGACGTCTGCGTGCCTGCCATGAGTGCGACTGGCTCGTGGCATTGCCGCCGCTGCGGCCGGGCCAGAGTGCGGACTGCCCCCGCTGTGGGCATGTCCTGGCAACACGCCACTATCACCCTGCGCAGCGCAGCATGGCGCTGGCCATGGCGTCCATGGTCGCGCTGCTGCTGGCGATCTCCTTTCCTTTCGTCAGCTTCAGCACCAGCGGTGTCGGCAACCGCATAGAGCTGACGCAAACGGCAACCACACTGATCGGCTTCGACCAGCCGCTGGTGGCGATTGCCGTGATCATGACCATTGCCGTGCTGCCCGGTATCTATCTGCTCGGCGTGATGTGGCTGCAACTGGGCCTGCTGCAGAATGAGCCACTGCCGGGCAGCCGCGGTATTGCCCGCACATTGACCCATCTCCACCCATGGATGATGGCCGACGTCTTCATCATTGGCGCGCTGGTCAGCCTGATCAAGGTAGCGGACCTGGCGCAAATAGAGCTTGGCCTCTCGTTCTGGGCCTTCTGCGCCTTTGCGCTGCTGCTGCTGTCCACTACCCAGTCCATCGACTCGGACTGGATGTGGTTTTCGCTGGCTGGCGAACCGCTCGCGCCCGAGGGCGCCCGTACCGGAACGACAGCCGCTGGCCAGGGCCTGACCGGCTGCCCCACCTGCGGGCTGGTCAATCGCCTGGAGGCAAGCGGGCGAGGGTATTGCCAGCGCTGTGGCGAACGGCTGCACGCACGCTTGCCGCATAGCCTGCAGCGCACCTGGGCGCTGCTTGCCGCTTCGACACTCATGTATATCCCGGCCAACGTCTACCCCATCATGACCACCACCAGCCTCGGTCATAGCGATCCTTCCACCATCATTGGCGGCGTAGTGGAGCTGATCCAGATGGGCTCCTGGCCGGTTGCCGCGGTGATCTTCATGGCCAGCGTCCTCGTCCCGGTGGGCAAGCTGGGTGCGCTAGCCTGGCTCTGCCTGGTGGTCAAGCGCAGCAATGAACTCAACGCCACCAACCGCACGCGGCTTTACCGCCTGACCGAATTCATCGGCCGCTGGTCGATGGTCGACGTCTTCGTGGTCGCCATCCTGGTGGCGCTGATTCGCGCCGGCTCGCTGATGTCGATTACCCCCGGCCCCGCTGCCCTGGCATTCGCTACCGTGGTGGTACTGACCATGCTGGCCGCCATGACCTTCGATCCTCGATTGATCTGGGACACGCCCCTGCCACGTGAACGCCATGAAACGCAAGGAACCATTGGATGA
- a CDS encoding calcium/sodium antiporter, with protein sequence MLLPLLAVVAGLVLLVWSAERFVDGAASTSRRLGVSPLLVGMLVIGFGTSAPELMVSSLAAGQGNPGLALGNGYGSNIANIGLILGLMAVISPLAVHSSVIRRELPILVAVTFLSALLMWGGLITRLEGTLLLVLLAAMIGFSIWHARHSGPDPLADETEESLQAHPMTLKSGVIWTIVGLLLLVLSSRVLVWGAVEIAVGFGVSDLIIGLTIVAIGTSLPELASSFSALRKGEHDLVVGNVVGSNLFNTLGVVGLAAVIHPIEAGSEVLMRDWTLMTVMTLLMTVFAIGWKGRPGRINRLEGGMLLTLFIGYTVFMVHLVLRSAGAL encoded by the coding sequence TTGTTACTTCCCCTATTGGCCGTGGTGGCCGGTCTTGTGCTGCTGGTCTGGAGTGCTGAACGTTTCGTCGACGGAGCGGCGTCGACATCCCGACGCCTGGGCGTGTCACCGCTTCTGGTCGGCATGCTGGTGATTGGCTTCGGCACCTCCGCGCCCGAGCTGATGGTTTCCTCGTTGGCGGCGGGGCAGGGCAATCCGGGGCTGGCGCTGGGCAATGGCTACGGCTCCAACATTGCCAACATCGGCTTGATCCTGGGGCTCATGGCGGTCATCTCGCCGCTGGCGGTGCACTCCAGCGTGATTCGGCGTGAACTGCCGATTCTGGTGGCGGTGACGTTCCTGTCGGCGCTGCTGATGTGGGGCGGGTTGATCACTCGTCTCGAAGGCACTCTGCTGCTCGTGCTGTTGGCGGCCATGATCGGCTTCAGTATCTGGCATGCCCGCCACAGCGGCCCCGACCCGCTTGCCGACGAGACCGAGGAGAGCCTGCAGGCGCATCCCATGACGCTGAAAAGCGGCGTGATCTGGACTATCGTCGGGCTGCTGCTGCTGGTGCTGAGTTCGCGCGTGCTGGTGTGGGGGGCGGTGGAGATCGCCGTGGGTTTCGGGGTCAGTGATCTGATCATCGGGTTGACCATCGTCGCCATCGGCACCTCGCTGCCGGAGCTGGCGTCGTCCTTCAGCGCCCTGCGCAAGGGCGAGCACGATCTGGTGGTGGGCAACGTGGTCGGTTCCAACCTGTTCAACACCTTGGGGGTAGTGGGGTTGGCTGCGGTCATTCATCCCATCGAGGCCGGGTCCGAAGTCCTGATGCGGGACTGGACGCTGATGACAGTGATGACGCTGCTGATGACGGTCTTCGCCATTGGCTGGAAGGGGCGTCCGGGGCGCATCAATCGCCTCGAGGGGGGAATGCTGCTGACACTGTTCATCGGCTATACCGTGTTCATGGTGCATTTGGTTTTGCGCAGTGCCGGCGCGCTCTGA
- a CDS encoding cytochrome ubiquinol oxidase subunit I — protein sequence MELDPVLLSRLQFAFVVSFHAIFPVFTIGLASYIAVLHGLFYKTQNPAWDRLALLWTKVFAVAFGMGVVSGIVMSFQFGTNWSNFSQASANFIGPLLSYEVVTAFFLEAAFLGVLLFGRGRVAQGVHLFAAIMVALGTFISTFWILAANSWMHTPAGVELVEGTFRVTSWTEAIFNPSFPFRLAHMAVASFITGGFVVAGVSAWYLLIGRDVEANRKALSMCLWMLLVLTPTQALVGDFHGLNTFEHQPVKLSAMEGHWETRRAAPFLLFAVPDQEAQENRFEISIPYAASLILTHDPNGVVPGVNEAPREEQPPVAIVFWSFRVMVGLGLLMIAVSLLGLYLRRGGRVYRSRPYLQTLRLMSVTPFAAVLAGWITTESGRAPWLVYGMMTHAEGVTPSLTGGMALFTLLGYMAVYGVVFYAGTYYLTRVIRYGMLEKGEEEMIDDFETPKRPWSATHTPFDDEPSKEGA from the coding sequence ATGGAGCTTGATCCCGTATTGCTGTCGCGATTGCAATTCGCTTTCGTCGTGTCCTTCCATGCCATCTTCCCGGTCTTCACTATCGGACTGGCCTCCTATATCGCCGTGTTGCATGGGCTTTTCTACAAGACCCAGAACCCGGCATGGGATCGCCTGGCGCTGCTGTGGACCAAGGTCTTTGCCGTCGCTTTCGGCATGGGGGTGGTATCAGGCATCGTGATGTCCTTCCAGTTCGGCACCAACTGGAGCAACTTCTCCCAGGCGAGTGCCAACTTCATCGGGCCGCTGCTGAGCTACGAGGTAGTCACCGCCTTCTTCCTCGAGGCCGCCTTCCTCGGCGTACTGCTGTTCGGCCGCGGCCGTGTGGCTCAGGGCGTGCATCTGTTCGCCGCCATCATGGTCGCACTGGGTACCTTCATCTCCACCTTCTGGATCCTGGCCGCCAATAGCTGGATGCACACCCCGGCCGGAGTCGAGCTGGTTGAGGGCACCTTCCGGGTCACGTCGTGGACCGAGGCGATCTTCAATCCCTCGTTTCCTTTCCGACTGGCGCACATGGCGGTGGCGTCGTTCATCACGGGCGGTTTCGTGGTCGCCGGGGTGAGTGCCTGGTACCTGCTGATCGGCCGCGACGTGGAGGCTAACCGCAAGGCGCTTTCGATGTGCCTGTGGATGCTGCTGGTGCTGACACCGACTCAGGCGCTGGTGGGCGACTTCCATGGCCTCAATACCTTCGAGCATCAGCCGGTCAAGCTCTCCGCCATGGAGGGACACTGGGAAACTCGGCGCGCCGCGCCGTTCCTGCTCTTCGCCGTGCCGGACCAGGAGGCGCAGGAGAACCGCTTCGAAATCAGCATTCCCTATGCGGCGAGCCTGATCCTGACGCATGACCCGAACGGCGTGGTGCCGGGGGTGAACGAGGCTCCCCGGGAGGAACAGCCGCCGGTCGCGATCGTGTTCTGGTCGTTTCGCGTGATGGTCGGCCTCGGCCTGCTGATGATCGCGGTTTCGCTGCTGGGACTGTACCTGCGTCGCGGCGGTCGGGTCTACCGTTCGCGCCCCTATCTGCAGACGCTGCGACTGATGTCCGTCACGCCTTTCGCTGCCGTACTTGCCGGCTGGATCACCACCGAGTCGGGGCGGGCGCCGTGGCTGGTCTATGGCATGATGACGCATGCCGAGGGCGTCACGCCTTCGCTGACCGGTGGCATGGCGCTTTTCACCCTGCTCGGCTACATGGCGGTCTACGGGGTGGTCTTCTATGCCGGTACCTACTACCTGACGCGGGTCATCCGCTACGGCATGCTGGAGAAGGGCGAGGAGGAGATGATCGACGACTTCGAGACCCCGAAACGACCTTGGTCGGCGACCCACACCCCGTTCGACGACGAGCCGTCCAAGGAGGGAGCTTGA
- the cydB gene encoding cytochrome d ubiquinol oxidase subunit II, with protein sequence MEMFDLSLIWALIIGFAIMMYVLMDGFDLGLGILFPFAPDEDARDVMMNSVAPVWDGNETWLVLGGAGLLAAFPLVYSVFLPALYIGVFLMLAGLVFRGVAFELRFKSRRGLRGRWLWNLAFSGGSAVAAFAQGAVVGTYIQGFATENRVYVGGPFDWLTPFTVLTGIGIMIGYALLGTTWLILKSEGYIQQWAFRLTTPLLLAVLVIFGIISFWTPLVNEMVWERWFGHLHVIWLLPALTLLCMFTVYWASRRGHEVLPFIATLGIFLFTYLGLVVSKWPWIVPPNYTIWDAASAPESQLFLLIGVLFVLPFVLFYTFWSYWIFRGKVRVGEGYH encoded by the coding sequence ATGGAAATGTTCGACCTGTCGCTGATCTGGGCGCTCATCATCGGCTTCGCCATCATGATGTACGTGCTGATGGATGGCTTCGATCTAGGGCTCGGTATCCTCTTTCCATTTGCACCGGATGAAGACGCGCGAGACGTGATGATGAACTCCGTCGCGCCGGTGTGGGATGGCAACGAAACCTGGCTGGTACTCGGTGGGGCCGGGCTGCTGGCGGCCTTCCCGCTGGTTTATTCGGTGTTCCTGCCGGCGCTCTATATCGGCGTGTTCCTGATGCTGGCGGGGTTGGTGTTTCGCGGCGTGGCCTTCGAGCTGCGCTTCAAGTCGCGCCGCGGCCTGCGCGGTCGGTGGCTGTGGAATCTCGCTTTCAGCGGCGGCTCGGCCGTGGCGGCTTTCGCCCAAGGGGCCGTGGTGGGCACCTACATACAGGGCTTCGCTACCGAGAACAGGGTCTACGTGGGCGGTCCGTTCGACTGGCTGACGCCGTTCACCGTGCTGACCGGTATCGGCATCATGATCGGCTATGCGCTGCTCGGTACCACCTGGCTGATCCTCAAGTCGGAGGGGTATATCCAGCAGTGGGCCTTCCGCCTGACCACGCCGCTGCTGCTGGCCGTGCTGGTGATCTTCGGCATCATCAGTTTCTGGACGCCGCTGGTGAATGAGATGGTCTGGGAGCGCTGGTTCGGTCACCTCCACGTGATCTGGCTACTGCCGGCACTGACCCTGCTGTGCATGTTCACGGTGTATTGGGCGTCACGTCGCGGTCACGAGGTGCTGCCGTTCATCGCCACGCTGGGCATCTTCCTGTTCACCTACCTGGGCCTGGTGGTCAGCAAATGGCCCTGGATCGTGCCGCCCAACTACACCATCTGGGATGCCGCTTCGGCGCCCGAATCGCAGCTCTTCCTGCTGATCGGCGTGCTCTTCGTGCTGCCTTTCGTGCTGTTCTATACCTTCTGGTCCTATTGGATATTCCGCGGCAAGGTGCGTGTCGGCGAAGGCTACCATTGA
- the cydD gene encoding thiol reductant ABC exporter subunit CydD, translated as MTRDAGREASPKSWLAAHAAGQRRWLGLAATAGFLVGLLTVVQMVLLALIVSRLLIDGTSLAALSWAFLSLVAVLIARALCQWGQEVAGQEASLRIRHSVRGELLGHLAAMGPVRAGARHSGALANQLVEQVEALDGYFARFLPQLRLSLAIPLLILVVVMWLDWLAALFLLLAAPLIPLFMALVGMGAERLNREQFAAVSRLSGHFLDRIRGIATLQLFHRTREAGVEVHEAADRYRRLSMRTLRLAFLSSAVLEFFASVAIAVVAIYVGFGLLGYIDFGPAEELSLFSGLLVLLLAPEFFQPLRTLAQHYHDRAAALGAADGMLALLGEPVRAPADATVPPSSADRLVVMDDATLAHPGRGRVLGPLTLEVTAGETLVVSGPSGAGKSALLQLLAGFVTPDEGERRIQPGLKIAWMDQRPVLIHGSLADNLRLAAPEASEADMQRALERAGLAELVATLPLGIDTRLGERGAGLSGGQAQRLALARVFLSDADLVLLDEPTASLDETSEARVIESLQSLIEEGRTLIIATHHPALMAMASRRLALAEGRFQP; from the coding sequence ATGACGCGCGACGCCGGCAGGGAAGCTTCACCGAAAAGCTGGCTGGCGGCTCATGCCGCCGGACAGCGTCGCTGGCTGGGCCTGGCGGCCACCGCCGGTTTCCTCGTCGGCCTGCTGACGGTCGTGCAGATGGTGCTGCTGGCTTTGATCGTCAGCCGCCTGCTGATCGATGGCACCTCGCTGGCTGCGCTGAGCTGGGCCTTTCTCTCTCTGGTAGCCGTACTGATCGCGAGGGCGCTGTGTCAGTGGGGGCAAGAGGTAGCCGGCCAGGAGGCGAGCCTGCGCATTCGTCACTCGGTGCGTGGCGAGTTGCTGGGCCATCTTGCCGCGATGGGGCCGGTGAGAGCGGGGGCTCGTCATTCGGGCGCGCTGGCCAATCAGCTGGTCGAGCAAGTCGAGGCGCTCGACGGCTACTTCGCCCGCTTCCTGCCGCAGCTGCGCCTGAGCCTGGCCATCCCTTTGCTGATTCTCGTCGTCGTGATGTGGCTCGATTGGCTGGCCGCGCTGTTTCTGCTGCTGGCCGCGCCCTTGATCCCGCTGTTCATGGCGCTGGTGGGCATGGGCGCCGAGCGGCTCAATCGCGAACAGTTTGCCGCCGTCAGCCGTCTTTCAGGGCATTTCCTCGACCGTATACGCGGTATCGCCACGCTGCAGCTCTTCCATCGCACCCGCGAAGCCGGCGTGGAGGTTCATGAGGCGGCGGACCGCTATCGGCGCCTGAGCATGCGCACGCTGCGGTTGGCCTTTCTCTCCTCGGCGGTACTCGAGTTCTTCGCTTCGGTGGCGATCGCCGTGGTCGCGATCTATGTGGGCTTCGGCCTGCTGGGATACATCGACTTCGGCCCCGCGGAGGAGCTGTCGCTGTTCAGCGGCCTGCTGGTGCTGCTGCTGGCGCCGGAATTCTTCCAGCCGCTGCGAACCCTGGCGCAGCACTACCATGACCGTGCGGCTGCCCTGGGTGCCGCCGATGGCATGCTGGCGCTGCTTGGCGAGCCGGTACGAGCGCCGGCCGACGCTACGGTGCCGCCGTCCTCTGCGGATCGGCTGGTCGTAATGGATGACGCAACGCTGGCCCATCCCGGGCGCGGTCGGGTGCTGGGGCCACTCACTCTCGAGGTGACCGCCGGCGAGACGCTGGTCGTCAGCGGACCCTCCGGGGCCGGCAAGTCGGCGCTGCTGCAACTCCTGGCGGGCTTCGTAACGCCCGACGAGGGTGAGCGGCGCATTCAGCCGGGACTGAAGATCGCCTGGATGGATCAGCGCCCGGTGCTGATCCACGGCAGTCTGGCCGACAACCTTCGCCTGGCCGCCCCCGAGGCGAGCGAAGCCGATATGCAGAGGGCACTCGAGCGTGCCGGGCTGGCCGAACTGGTCGCCACGCTTCCGCTAGGGATCGATACCCGACTGGGAGAGCGGGGTGCGGGACTGTCGGGAGGTCAGGCACAGCGCCTTGCACTGGCTCGCGTCTTTCTCTCTGATGCCGATCTGGTGCTGCTCGACGAGCCCACCGCGAGCCTCGACGAAACGAGCGAAGCACGGGTCATCGAATCGCTGCAAAGCTTGATCGAGGAAGGCAGGACTTTGATCATCGCCACCCATCACCCGGCGCTGATGGCAATGGCCAGCCGGCGGTTGGCGCTCGCCGAAGGTCGCTTCCAGCCATGA
- the cydC gene encoding thiol reductant ABC exporter subunit CydC: MSNRQYEPMRDESLRVTLAPWLRLLGRRPRRLAIGVLLLMLTVFSAVGLLALSGWFITASALAGLALAAGLAASLDVYVPGGGIRFFALSRTVARYLERLYNHDTVLRLLADLRGRMFSAMAGLDDCSLARQRASDWLNRMTADIDTLDSLYLRLLAPPAVALAAVLLVSAFLALWVPAVGLALAALLLPAWVWLTAGQAWLGMAASRRQVGHLQRLRSQAIEHLGGLAELEAYGSRAWHRRGFGKLEEALRRDQRRTGRLAGFGSALVNLVVGLGMVMALWLAAMAWQQDAISGAVMVIMPLAVLAIGEALGLLPTAFAQLGATRGAAERLNAVERASERVSDSGSVALPCGALSVGLKAVDLHYPDALTPALRDIELELVPGERLALTGASGAGKSSVAALLTRRLPPSRGEITLGGVPLKRVNEQSLRERVAILGQRIDLFQDSLAANLRLAAPGASESRLWQALEWVDLAEWAGSLPHGLATMVGEGGRALSGGQARRLALARLWLRDPGLVILDEPFAGLDAATVSRLLPRLDGWLRGRSVLYLVHQLDGGAFEPPGITREWRLEQGELTVCAKSFYPSG; this comes from the coding sequence ATGAGCAACCGCCAGTACGAGCCCATGCGTGACGAATCGCTGCGGGTAACGCTGGCTCCCTGGCTGCGGCTGCTTGGGCGCCGCCCGCGGCGGCTCGCCATCGGTGTGCTGCTGCTGATGCTGACGGTGTTTTCGGCCGTTGGCCTGCTGGCGCTGTCGGGCTGGTTCATTACCGCTAGTGCTCTGGCCGGGCTGGCCCTGGCTGCGGGCCTCGCTGCCAGCCTCGACGTATACGTGCCCGGCGGGGGGATCCGGTTCTTTGCCCTCAGCCGCACCGTGGCGCGTTACCTGGAGCGGCTCTACAACCACGACACCGTGCTGCGCCTGCTCGCCGACCTGCGTGGTCGCATGTTCTCCGCCATGGCCGGGCTCGATGACTGCAGTCTGGCGCGGCAACGCGCAAGCGACTGGCTCAATCGCATGACCGCCGACATCGATACCCTCGATAGCCTCTACCTGCGTCTGCTGGCACCGCCGGCGGTGGCGCTGGCGGCGGTACTGCTGGTCTCGGCCTTTCTGGCGCTGTGGGTCCCGGCGGTGGGGCTAGCACTGGCCGCGCTGCTGCTGCCTGCCTGGGTATGGCTGACCGCTGGGCAGGCGTGGCTGGGAATGGCCGCGAGCCGACGCCAGGTGGGGCATCTCCAGCGCTTGCGCAGCCAGGCGATCGAGCATCTGGGAGGGCTTGCCGAACTCGAGGCCTACGGCAGCCGGGCCTGGCATCGACGCGGATTCGGCAAGCTGGAGGAGGCGCTGCGGCGTGACCAGCGCCGCACCGGCAGGTTGGCAGGCTTCGGCTCCGCCCTGGTGAATCTGGTGGTGGGGCTGGGCATGGTGATGGCGCTGTGGCTGGCCGCGATGGCCTGGCAGCAGGACGCGATCAGCGGTGCCGTCATGGTCATTATGCCGCTGGCAGTACTCGCCATTGGCGAAGCGCTGGGCTTGTTGCCTACGGCCTTCGCTCAACTGGGGGCGACCCGAGGCGCGGCCGAGCGGCTCAACGCGGTAGAGCGGGCAAGTGAGAGGGTGTCCGATTCGGGCAGCGTGGCTCTTCCCTGCGGCGCCTTGTCCGTCGGGCTGAAAGCCGTCGACCTGCATTATCCCGATGCGCTCACGCCCGCGCTGCGAGATATCGAGTTGGAGCTAGTGCCTGGCGAGAGGCTGGCGCTGACCGGTGCTTCCGGTGCCGGCAAGAGCAGCGTGGCGGCGCTGCTGACCCGCCGCCTACCACCCAGCCGAGGGGAGATAACCCTTGGCGGCGTGCCGCTGAAAAGAGTCAACGAGCAGTCGTTGCGCGAACGCGTGGCGATATTGGGGCAGCGCATCGACCTGTTCCAGGACAGCCTGGCGGCCAACCTGCGACTGGCAGCGCCGGGTGCCAGCGAATCCCGGTTGTGGCAGGCCCTGGAGTGGGTCGACTTGGCGGAGTGGGCCGGCAGCCTGCCGCACGGGCTTGCCACGATGGTGGGTGAGGGAGGACGAGCGCTCTCCGGTGGGCAGGCACGACGCCTGGCCCTGGCGCGGCTGTGGCTGCGAGACCCGGGGTTGGTTATTCTCGATGAACCCTTTGCCGGCCTGGACGCGGCAACCGTATCCCGGCTCTTGCCGCGGCTGGATGGTTGGCTCAGGGGGCGCAGCGTTCTCTACCTGGTGCATCAACTCGATGGTGGGGCATTCGAACCGCCAGGCATCACCCGGGAATGGCGTCTCGAGCAGGGAGAATTGACCGTTTGCGCAAAATCCTTCTATCCATCAGGATAA
- a CDS encoding adenosine deaminase encodes MRDFLKRLPKAELHLHIEGSLEPELMFALARRNGVELPFDSIEAVRAAYDFQDLPSFLDLYYQGMSVLKRTEDFHDLAMDYFRRAHAEGVVHVEMHFDPQAHLARGIELDVVMEGLSLARREAERELGMSTALIMAFLRDRPADEAMKVLESAAPYWEMLDAVGLDSAERGHPPSKFTDVFQRAKMLGIPRVAHAGEEGPPEYIREALDLLDVCRVDHGVRCLEDQELVARLRDEGVVLTVCPLSNVRLKVVENMQEHPLPQLLDAGLRLTLNSDDPAYFGGGMLDNFVACHEAFGWSRETFIQLAGTAIESAFMSDVRRLELHRQLAASA; translated from the coding sequence ATGCGCGACTTCCTGAAGCGACTGCCAAAGGCCGAACTCCACTTGCATATCGAGGGCTCGCTGGAACCAGAGCTGATGTTTGCTCTGGCCAGACGCAACGGGGTCGAACTGCCCTTCGATTCTATCGAGGCGGTGCGTGCAGCCTATGATTTCCAGGACCTCCCTTCTTTCCTCGACCTCTATTATCAGGGCATGAGCGTTCTCAAGCGCACCGAGGATTTCCACGACCTGGCCATGGATTACTTCCGGCGTGCACATGCCGAAGGGGTGGTGCACGTTGAGATGCACTTCGACCCCCAGGCGCACCTGGCCCGTGGCATCGAGCTCGACGTCGTCATGGAAGGATTGAGCCTGGCCCGGCGCGAGGCCGAGCGCGAGCTGGGCATGTCCACGGCATTGATCATGGCCTTCCTGCGCGACCGACCCGCCGACGAGGCGATGAAGGTGTTGGAGAGCGCCGCCCCCTACTGGGAGATGCTCGACGCCGTGGGGCTCGACAGCGCCGAGCGAGGCCATCCGCCCTCCAAGTTCACGGACGTCTTCCAGCGCGCGAAAATGCTGGGCATTCCCCGGGTCGCTCATGCAGGGGAGGAGGGGCCGCCCGAATATATCCGCGAAGCCCTGGACCTACTCGATGTATGCCGAGTCGACCATGGCGTGCGCTGCCTTGAGGATCAAGAACTGGTCGCCCGGCTGCGCGACGAAGGCGTGGTGCTTACCGTCTGCCCGCTATCCAACGTGCGCCTGAAGGTGGTGGAAAATATGCAGGAGCACCCCTTGCCCCAACTGCTCGATGCGGGGCTCCGGCTGACGCTCAATTCGGACGACCCGGCCTACTTCGGTGGCGGCATGCTGGACAACTTCGTGGCCTGCCATGAGGCTTTCGGCTGGTCGCGCGAGACCTTCATCCAACTCGCCGGTACCGCCATCGAGTCCGCCTTCATGAGCGACGTGCGTCGACTCGAACTGCATCGGCAGCTGGCTGCCAGCGCCTGA